The following DNA comes from Alienimonas californiensis.
CCGTATCGAAGTGGCGCGAGCCGAGATTCCGCGCGTGCTGGCCGACCTATTGGACCGGCACCGGATCGAGGACGTGAGCGTCAACGACCGGCCGTTGGAAGAAGTGATCGCGGACCTGTTCGGCGAGCAGGCGGACGCGGACGCCGCCGCTGCCGGGGCCGCGGCGTGAGCGGAATGCGACGACTGCTCGCCGCCCTGGGGCTGGTTCTTCGGCCTCTCGTCTGGTCCTTCGCCCTGATCGGCGTGACGGCGATCGCCTTCCCGCCAACGGCGCGGACGATTTCCTATTCCGGTCCCGACCGCCTGACCGTCGCTCTAGACAGCGGGTTCGAAAAGCTCGACCCCGACGCCGGTTGGTTGTATCCGGTGGTTTTAGAAGTGGCGATCCCCCGGCAGAAGCCGGCGGTCGACGACCGCAGAGCGAACGAATGGAGCGCCCCGTGGCTGGGGGTGAGGTTCTATCGCAGTTATTCAGCACGCTCCGAACGCCTGGTGTTGGGCCTGCTGCCGCTCTTCGTTCTGACCTCGCTGCTCTTCTGGGGCGTGCGTCTCCTGCAGGACCGCGGCGACGTGGCGGCGGAACCGAGCCTGCCGTTGCGCATTGTGCGTTGCTGGTGTTGGATCGCCGCGATCGTCGGGGCGGCGCTGACGGTCAGCGCCTCGGCCTGGGGATCATCGTTCAGTCCGGCGGTCTGCGCGAGCGGGTTCCCGGTCGATGCGGCCCGCGGGGCGCGTGGCCTCCGAATCATCTGGGTGCGGGATCACGGCCGCGTCGACGTCGGGCGGTCCCGGCAGATGGACTCCCATGTCTGGCCGGGCGTGCGTTACGGAGTCCGAAATTACGGGGCGGCGACGTATCGGTATCTCGTCCTCCGCCTGCCCGCGTTGGCGCTGATCGCGTTGGCGGCAAGCGGCGTCACCTACGTTCGCTGGCGGAGAGAACGCCGCCCAATTGCAGCGGGAGTCGTCTGAAATGTCATTCCGGCTCAATTGGTGGATCCTGAAAACCGCGATGGCGGAGCGGCTGGCGTATCGGGCGGACTTCGCCTTTAGCACGCTGGTGCGGTTCCTGCCGATCGTCACGCAGATTTTTCTGTGGACCGCGGTCTACGCCGGCGCCCAGTCCGACAGCCTGAACGGCTATTCCTTGCCGGAGATGGTCAGTTATTACCTGCTGGCGATGGTCGGCCGGGCGTTCAGCAGCATGCCGGGGCTGGCCAGCGGCATCGCGTTGGAGGTGCGGGAGGGGGTCGTCAAAAAATACCTCACCCAGCCGATCGACATGCTCGGCTACCTGTTCGTGCACCGGGTGGCCCACAAGCTGGTCTATTACCTGATCGCCGCGGGGCCGTTCGCGCTGGTGTTCTGGCTCTGCCGGGACTATCTGCCGGCGTGGCCGGGGTTCGCCGTGTTCGAGGCCTTCCTGGCGAGTCTGGCGCTGGCCTTCGTGATCGGGTTCCTGATTGAAAGCCTGATCGGGCTGATCAGCTTCTGGTTCCTGGAGATCAGCAGCCTGCTGTTCATCTATATGATGTTCAACTACTTCCTCAGCGGGCACATGATCCCGTTGGACTGGCTGCCGGAGCCGGTGACGGCGGCGGTGGTCTGGCTGCCGTTTAAATATTTGGCGTACGTGCCGGCGGCGATCTTTCTGGGCAAGTACTCGCCGGAGGAGTTGCCCGGCGTGCTGCTGACCGGGGCGGCGTGGGCGGTCGGCCTGCTGATCGTGAACCGCGTGGTCTTCCGCCGCGGCGTGCGGCGGTACGGGGCATTCGGGGGGTGACGCCGGTGGCGTCGGCCTCGGACGGATTCGTCCCGTTGGATTCCTGTGAAGTGCGTTGGAACGGGGATCACCCCGATCGGCGGCCCGTGTCCTCCGCGTACACTCCCGCCCCCGCCGCGCGCCCCGTCGGTCGCCGTCCCGCCCCGCTGCCGCATGACTTCTGCTGAACCGTCCCCGCCGCCGCCCGCGTCCCCGTCGATCCGCCCAAGGGCGGAGGTGTACCACGCCGCCTTCTGGGTCGCGTTCGCGGCGAACCTGCTGGTGGTTTCCTCGAACGCGCTGACGTTTCGCTTTGCGGAACTGGTCAACTTCCTCGGCGGCACCGAGGGGCTTGCCGGGCTGACGGTCTCCGTGGCGACGTTCGGGGCGGTGGCGGCCCGGTTCAAAATCGGGGAGGCGATCGACCGGCTGGGCGTGCGGAAGGTGTGGGCCGCGTGCAGCGCCCTGGGGGTGAGCGGGGCGCTGACGCTCGCCGCCGCCGGGCCGCTGGCCGAGGCGCTGCCGCAAGACGCCGGGCCGGCGCTGGCCTGGCTGGGCGAGCGGCTGCCGATCTTCCTCGGGCGGCTGCTGTTCACGGTCGGACTGGCGGGGCAGTTCGGCTGCTCGCTGGTCCACATCCAGAACATCGTGCCGGCCAGCCGCCGCACGGAGGCGATCGCCACCTTCGGCAGCTCCGGCTTCCTGGGGATGATGACCGGCACGATCTTGGGCGACGTGATCTTTTATCACGCCGTTGGGACGAACCGGTACGTGGCCCTGTTCGGCGCCAGCGCGGTCTGCGGCGTGTGTTATCTGCTGTTCACCCTCTACCTGACCCGCGGCGCCCGGCACGCGGCCCCGACTGAACGGGCCAGTTCCTTCGCCCTGCTCCGCCGATACTGGCCCGGGCCGGTGACGCTGGTGGGCGGAGCCATGGGATTAGGGTTTGCCGTCTCGACCGTGTTCCTGACCCGGTTCGCCACGGCCCGCGGGCTGCCCGGGATCTTCCCGTTCTTCATGGGCTACGCGATCAGCGCCTTCACCTTTCGGGTGCTGACGCGGCATTGGAGCCAGAAGGTCGGCCGGCACCGGATGATCGACTTTGGCCTCGCCGGGCAGATGGTCGGGTTCCTCTGTCTGCCGCTGGTCTCCGAGGGTTGGCACCTGGTGCCGCCTGCGATCCTGGTGGGCTTCGGGCACGCCCTGCTGTTCCCGGCGGTCGTGAGTCTCGGCACGGAGACCTTCCCGCTGCGGTATCGGGGTACGGCCTCGACGCTGATCCTGGGGTTCTTCGACCTGGGCATGCTGATCTGCGCCCCGCTGCTGGGCGGGATGGTTGACCTGGGAGTGGCCTACGGGCTGTCGGGCGGGACGGAGTTCGTCCCGATGTTCGTCGGGGCGGCGCTGCTGGTGGGCGGGATCGGTGTGTACTACCACTTTGCCGCCGGACGCCGGGAGGACGTGGACGTGCTCGCGGAGGCGGAGAAGCGGGGCGAACTGCACGGCGTCGCCGAGCGGTCGGCGCATCCCGCGGGGGCGGCTCCTCCAACCGGCCGGTTCGAGCCGATCGGTCCGCGTTCGGAGCACGCCGCGCGGGAACCGATCGTCGCCGGTCGGTAGGGTTCAGGCGTGCCCGCCAACGCCCCGCCCGTCGCCGCCGCGCCCGTCGCCGCCCCGTCTCCCGCCGAGGGGCCGGCGACCGAGGCGGATCTCGCCGAACTGGACCGGCTGGCCGCCTCCTATCGTTCCCTGACGGAGCAGATCGGCCGGGCGATCGTGGGGCAGACGGAGGCCGTCGAGCAAACCTGCGTCGCCCTGCTGGCCGGCGGGCACGCGCTGCTGGTCGGCGTGCCGGGGCTGGCGAAGACGCTGCTGGTCCGCACGCTGGCGGAGGCGCTGGACCTGGACTTCAACCGCGTGCAGTTCACCCCGGACCTGATGCCGGCGGACGTCAGCGGCGGCGAAGTCCCGAACCACTCGGGGGGCGACGGCCCGTCGTTCCGGTTCGAGCCCGGGCCGATCTTCACGAACGTGCTGCTGGCCGACGAGATCAACCGCACCCCGCCGAAGACGCAGGCGGCGCTGCTGGAAGCGATGCAGGAGCGCCAGGTGACCGCCGCCGGCCGCCGGCACCCGCTGCCGGACCCGTTCTTCGTGCTGGCCACGCAGAACCCGATCGAGAGCGAGGGCACCTACCCCCTGCCCGAGGCGCAGCTCGACCGGTTCCTGCTGCAAATCGCGATCGACTACCCCTCCGAGGAGGACGAGGTGGAGGTCGTCCGCCGCACCACCGCGGGGGCGCCGCCGCGGATTGAGCCGGTGATCGGCCGGGACCAGTTGCTCGCGGCCCGGGCGGCGGTCCGCAAGATCGCGGTGAGCGACTCGACGCTGCGGTACGCGACTCGGCTGGCCCGGGCCAGCCGCCCGGGGGCGGACGTCAGCGGGGTGAACCCGGGGGCGTTGGAGTTCGTCTCCGAACATGTCCGCTGGGGCGCCGGGCCGCGGGCGGCGCAGGCGTTGATCCTGTGCGCCAAGGCCCGGGCGGCGTTGCGGGGCGAGGTGCACGCCGGCGGGGACGACGTGGCGGCGGTCGCCCCGGCGGCGCTGCGGCACCGCATCCTGCCGAACTTCCACGCCGACGCCGCCGGCCTCACCGCCGACGACCTCGTCGCGCGACTGATTGCCGCCGTCCCCCGCCAGCCGGACGCCGGCCCGCGGTGGCTACGGGAGATCCTGCCGTAGCGTCCCCGAAGCGGACCGGCCGGTCGCGCCTCGTCGCCGCAGAGGCACGGTCCGCAGAGCGGACCCTACGAGACCGCCCCCTTTCGCCGTATCCTCCCCCCCGCCCCGCGTGTCCCTCGGGCGTCCCGTTCGCTTCTTCCGTGCTCATGTCCCGACGCGTCCAACTTTACGACACCACCCTCCGCGACGGCTCGCAGGGCGAGGGCGTCACGTTCAGCGTGCAGGACAAACTGCTGATCACCCAGCGGTTGGACGAAGCGGGCTTCGACTTCATCGAGGGCGGGTTCCCGCTGTCGAACCCGAAGGACGCCGAGTACTTTCAGCGCGTACGCGACCTGGATTTGAAGCACGCGACCGTGTGCGCGTTCGGGCTGACCCGCCGCAAGAACACCGCGGCCGAGGACGACGTCACGCTGAAGGCGCTGGTCGACGCCGGCACGCCGGCGGTCACGGTGGTCGGCAAGACCTGGGATCTGCACGTGAACGAGATCATGCGCATCGACCGGGCGGAAAATCTGGCGATGATCGCCGACTCCGTCGCCTTCCTGAAGGCGGAGGGAAAACGGGTGATTTACGACGCGGAGCACTTCTTCGACGGCTATCGCGCCAATCCGGACTTCGCCCTGGAAACGCTGCGGGCCGCGGCCGACGCCGGGGCGGAGATCGTGGTGCTGTGCGACACCAACGGCGGCAGCCTGCCGGACTTCGTCGCCCGGGCGGTGCACGCCGCCCGGGAGGCGATCCGCTGCCCCGTCGGCATCCATTGCCACAACGATTCGGACCTCGCCACCGCGAACACCCTCGCCGCGGTGCAGGCCGGGGCGATTCAGGTGCAGGGCACGATCAACGGCATCGGCGAGCGCTGCGGCAACGCGGACCTGATCGCCGCCGCCGCGAACCTCGCCCTCAAACTGGACTTCGACGTTCTGCTTCCGGCCCAGGACGGGGCCGGCGGGGTGCAGCACCTCACGGAACTCAGCCGCTTCGTCTACGAGACGGCGAACTTGGCGCTGCGTCGCGGCCAGCCGTTCGTGGGCTCCAGCGCCTTCGCCCACAAGGGCGGGATGCACGTGCACGCCGTCAATCGGCTGGCCAGCAGCTACGAACACATCGACCCGGCGAAGGTCGGCAACGAACGGCGGATTCTGGTCTCGGAACTATCCGGCCGCTCCAACATCGTCGCCGCGGCGACCAAGCTGAAAATCGACGCCGACGACGCCCTGATGCGGACGGTGCTGGCGAAGGTCGTCGAACTGGAGCACGCCGGCTATCAGTTCGAGGCCGCCGAGGCGAGCTTCGAACTGCTGGTGAAGAAATGCGCCGGCACCTTCCAGTCCCACTTCAACCGGGACCATTACCGGGTGAATATCGAGAGCGGCCAGGAGACGCGCGTCGCCGGCGAGGAACCGGTGACGGAGGCCAGCATTAAGCTCCGCATCCCCATGCCGGACGGCTCGGAGGAGGTGCGGCACGAGGTGGCCGAGGGCGACGGCCCGATCAATGCCCTGGACGCCGCCCTCCGGAAGGCCCTGTTGCCGGTCTACCCGCAGCTCGCCGAGGTCACGCTGACGGACTACAAGGTGCGGGTCATCAACCCGACCGAGGGCACCGCGGCGAAGGTGCGGGTAATGATCGAATCCCACGGGTCCGGCCCCGGCGAGCCGGCGGACTGGTCGACGGTCGGCGTGAGCGAGAACGTCGTGGAAGCCAGTTGGCTGGCCCTGTGCGACAGCATCGAATACGCCCTGGCCCGGACCGCGGCACCGGAAGCGACCGCGGAGGAGTCCGTCCAACCGCCCGTCCCCTCCCCGTCCTGAGTCCGCGGGCGGGCCCGGTCGCTCTCCTCCCCTCTGCCCCGCGGGTCTCGCCGACCCGCCGCCCTCCACGGCTGAACGAAACGGCCGATCTGCTAGAACACGTCATGGATCTTCCGAAGCAGTACGACCCCGCCGCCGCGGCCGCGAAGTGGACCCCGGTTTGGGACGAGGCCGGCGTCTCGCACGCCGATCCGCCGGAGACGCTCGGCGTCAGCCCGATCACTGACGCCGCTGAAACGGTTCCGGACGGAGGCGAACCGAAGCCGCCGCACGCGGTGATGATCCCGCTGCCCAACGTCACCGGCGCCCTGCACATGGGGCACGCCCTCAACGGCACGGTGCAGGATCTCGTCACCCGCTGGCGGCGGATGCAGGGGTACGAGGCCCTCTGGCAGCCCGGCACCGACCACGCCGGCATCGCCACGCAGGCGGTCGTCGAGCGACGGATGCTGGAGGAGGAAGGCCTCACGCGGCACGACGTCGGCCGGGAGGCCCTCGTGAACCGCATCTGGGCGTGGAAGGAGACCTACGAGGGCCGCATCCTCGGGCAGCTCAAGTCGCTGGGGGCCAGCGCGGACTTCCGCCGGACCCGGTTCACGCTGGACGAGATGTGCAGCCGGGCCGTCCGGGCGGCGTTCTTCAAGCTGTTCAGCGACGGCCTGATCTACCGCGGCAAGCGGCTGGTCAACTGGGATACCCACCTCCAAACCGCCGTCGCCGACGACGAGGTGTTCGAGGAGGAAACGCAGGGGCACTTCTGGACGTTCCACTACCCCGTCGTGGACGAGGACGGGCAGGACACGAAGCGGTCCATCCAGTTCAGCACGACCCGGCCGGAGACGATGCTGGGCGACGTGGCCGTCTGCGTGCACCCCTCGGACGCACGCTACACGGAGTTGGTGGGCGAACGCGTCCGCGTGCCGCTAACCGGCCGGCTGGTGCCGATCATCGCCGACGCCCTGCTGGCCGACCCGGAGAAAGGCACCGGGGCCGTGAAGGTCACCCCCGCCCACGATCCCAACGACTACGCCTGCGGCCTGCGAAACGGGCTGGAGATGCTGAACGTCCTCAACCCGGACGGCACGATGAACGAAGCCGCCGGCCCGTTCGCCAGACTGGACCGGCTGAAGGCCCGCGGCAAGGTCGTGGAGGCGATGGACGAACTCGGCTTCTACGACGGCGTCGAGGACCGGGTGATCCAGCTGAAGCACTCCGACCGCTCCAAGACCCCGGTCGAACCGCTGCTGAGCGACCAGTGGTTCGTTCGCATGGGCCCGTCCGAGGACGGCGCCGACGACGTGGACCTCGCCCAGTCCGCGATCGACGCGGTCGAGGACGGCTCCGTCCGGTTCTATCCCGGCCGCTATCAGAAGACGTACACCGACTGGCTCGGCGAGAAGCGGGACTGGTGCATCTCCCGCCAGTTGTGGTGGGGGCACCGGATTCCGATCTGGAGCCGCACCTTCCCCGCCGGGGAGTTCGATCCGAAGTACCCGGACGGGTGGGAGATTCCCGCGGACGAGTCCGGCCGCGTCGCCGTGCAGACGACCCGCGACGCCGAGGCCGATACGGTCACCGTGCTGATCTGCATCGGCGAGGGGGCCGAGGACCTGGAGGAGAAGTACGCGGCGGAGGGCTTCGAGCAGGACCCGGACGTGCTCGACACCTGGTTCAGCAGCGCCCTGTGGCCGTTGGAAACGCTCGGGTGGCCGGAGGAGACGCCGGACCTGTCGTACTTCTATCCCACCGCCGTGCTGGTCACGAGCCGGGACATCATCACCCTGTGGGTCGCCCGCATGGTGCTGTTCGGCAAGTACCTGCGGGCTCACCGTCCGCCGGAAGAACAGGTGCCGTTCAAGCACGTCTATATCCACCCGAAGATTCTGGACGGCTTCGGGCGGACGATGTCCAAGTCGAAGGGCAACGGCGTCGATCCGCTGGAGCTGGTCGAAAAATACGGTCCGGACGCCGTGCGGTTCACCATCGCCAGCTTCGCCGGGGAAACGCAGGACGTACGGCTGCCCGTCAGCTACGAGCACCCCGAAACCGGCGAGATCGTCCCGCAAACGCAGGCGCACACCGAGGCCAAGCCGGCGCAGGACGCCGACGGCAACTTCGTCAAACCGACCGTCCGCTTCCCCAAAGCCAAGGCGGACCTGCAGTACGTCACCCCCAGCTACGAACCGGACCCCGACGTGCCGGTGGCCCGGGTGGTGGCGGACCGCTTCGAGTACGGCCGGAACTTCTGCAACAAGCTCTACAACGCCGCCCGCTTCGCGGCGATGAACCTGACCGGCTACACGCCCGGCCCGGTCGCGGCGGAGGAGTTGCAACTCGAAGACCGCTGGGTCCTCTCCCGACTGGCGAAGGTCACCGAGGAAGTCGACACGCTGCTGGGCCGCTACCAGCTCGACGCCGCCACCCGGGCGCTGCGGGGCTTCGTCTGGGACGAGTTCTGCGACTGGTACGTCGAAATGGTCAAACCCCGCCTGCGACTGGCTGAAGGGGAAGAGCAGACCGACGAACGGGCCGCCGCCCAGCGGGTGTTGGTGCACGTGCTGGATTCGATCCTCCGGTTGCTCCATCCCTGGGCGCCGTTCGTGACGGAGGAGGTCTGGGCGAACCTGAAGGAGATCGCCCCGCAGCGCGGCCTGGCCGAGCCGACGGCGGCCGCCGACCTGTGCGCCCTCGCCCCCTGGCCGGCGGCCCGGCAGGCGGATGTGGACGACGCGCTCGAAGCCCGGTTCGACGCCTTGAAAGAAGTGGTCGTCGCCGTGCGGAACGTCCGCGGCGTCTACAACCTCCCGCCGGCGGCCCCGCTGCAACTGCACCTCCGCAGTGCCGAGGACTTCGCCGGGGACCTCGGTTCGATCGCGGAGCAGTTCGATCAACTCGCCCGGGTCGTGCTGGCGAAGGCCGGCGCCGAGGTGACCCGCCCGCCGGCCAGCGCGGCGTTCTCCCTGAGCGCCGGCGGCGAGGACGGCGGCCCGGCCGAGGGCTTCATCCCGCTGGGCGACGTGATCGACCTGGACGCCGAACGCGAGCGCCAGCAGGCCGAGGCGGAAAAGCTCCGCGGCCACATCGCCGGGCACGAAAAGAAGCTGTCGAACGACAACTTCGTCGCCCGGGCCCCCGCCGAGGTCGTCGAGGGCGTGCGAGAAACGCTCGCCACGCTGAAGGCCCAGCTCGCCGCCGCGGAGAACGTGCTGGCGGAGTTGTCGTAGCGGCGAGCTGAGGCGAGCGGTGGGCGTCAGCCCTCCGTGTTCTCCTACGCTTCCCAACACACGGAGGGCTGACGCCCACCGCTCGCCTACACTGTATTCCGCCCCGCCCTTCCCCCGGAGTTCGCCCGTGCTGGTGCCGATGCGCCTGAGCCGGATCATCCTGTCCGACATCAACGAACAGCAGGTCCTCTGCCTGACGGAGATCGCCGACGACGGCTCGGACGGCGACCGCACCTTTCCGATTCTGGTGGGCGAGTTCGAGGCCGGCAGCATCCGCCGGGCCGTCACCGGCGACGCCGCCCCCCGGCCGCTCACGCACGATCTGCTCAAGGCGGCGATCGAGGAGTTGGGGGCGGAGGTGAAGGACGTCGTGATCTCCCACCTGCAGGATCACACCTACTTCGCCAAGGTCCGCCTCCGCCGGACCGGTGAGGACGGCGCCGAAACCGAACTCGACAGCCGCCCCTCGGACGCCATCGCCCTGGCCGTCCACCACCACCCCCCCCGCCCGATTTTCGTCAGCGAGTCGGTGCTGGACGAGGTCACCTGAGCGGCCTGGCCACGCGGGAGCGGCGGAGGACTCAGGCGGCGGGAAGGTCCAGCGCCCGCCCGATCGCCTCCGCCAGGAAGCGGGCGTCGTTCTTCTCCTCCAAACCTCGCAGCAGCGTACGCTGGCCGCCGTCGGCCGTGCGGGCGAGGACGTCGTAGGTCGTCTGCGGCTGGTTGGACTTCGCTGAGGAGCTGCCGCGGCGAACGAAGAGAGCGGTGAAGCCGTCGGCGTCGTGGTCGGCCGACCCCCGCCACGGCAGCGGTTCGTGTCGGACCCGCACCCGGCCATGCCCGGCGACGACGCTCGTGCGGTTGAAGAACCCGCAAATGACTGTGTAGGTCAGCCCCACGCCGACGGCGACGTGGGCGACCGGGAAGATCACCATCAGCCATTGGAACGGCCCCCCGCCCATCGGCCCGAAGCCGAACGCCGCCGCGTACCAGAAGATCAGGAACGCGTCCCACCCCACGCAGAAGAACGCCAGCGGGACGTACTTCAGCGAAAACCAGCGCCACCGGATCGCCACGGCGTCGCCGTATTCCTCCACGGTCCACCCCTCCGGACGGGTGACCGGCGCGGCCGGCGGAGCGGAGGATTTGCGTGCCGCGGCGTCCGGGCCGTCGCCGGATCGCTGCTCGGCAGGCGAGCCGAACGCGTCCAGCTTCGACACGACCCCGCAGTGATCGCAAGCCGTCAGCCCGCGGCGAAAGTCGACGCGATCCGCCGACAGCGGCGCGTCGCAGGCCGGACAGCGGACGGGTTCGGGCATGGGGACGGCAACGCTCGGACGGCCGGAATGGATCAGCCCGGACGGGGCGTCAGTTGCACTCCGCTTCCAGCGGCCCTTCCAGTTCGTCCAGGTAGAACAGCCGGCCGGGCAGCGTGGGCATGTACGTGGACGGGATCCACGGCGTCGGCTCGTGGCGGAGCGTCATCCAGAAACTCAGGCCCTGCCACTGCATGCCGCGGCCGAGGACGCCGTCGCAGCCGCCGATGATCCGGTCACTCTGCAGGAACAGCCCCGGGCCGATCGTGTTGGCGTAGGCCGGTACCAGCGTGGTGCGGGATTTGAACGAGGTGATCGCGTTCTGCTCCACGGTGAGCGGGTGCAGCTTCGCCCCGAGGCGGTGGGTCGCGGTCTTCCACTCCGCTTCGCCGTCGTACTCCGCGGCGAAGTGCGGCTCCCAGAAGGCGATGTGACAGACCCGGCCGATTCCGAACACTGTCACCAACTCCGCCCCGTCCGCTTTGAGGGCGGCGATTTTCTCGGCGTAGGTGGGGAGGTTGTCGGCGGTGGCGAAGTTCCGCTGGCTCTGCGGCGGGGCCGACTTGCCCAGGGGGCCGTAGAACGCCTGCGTCATCGCGTTGGTGAAGGCGCCGGGGTCGTGCGGCGGGAGCGTGCCGCCCTCGGCGTCGCTCCATTCGTCCATGTTGAAGCCGTGGACATGCCCGCAGTCCACGCCCCATTCGGTCAGGAAGAAGACCGCCCAGCGGTACATTCCCATCGGCCCGACGGGCAGGATCATTGCCAGTTGATTCCCCGCCTCGCCGGCCCGGCGGATCGTGAGCGCGATCTCGTGGCCCATGCGGACGTCAAAGTCCTCCACGGTGTCGCAGGAGACCGGCTCGAAGTCCGCGTGCCAGTGCGGCTGCCGGTCGCGGGCCGTGCCGGGCTCGCCGACGCAGGCGTCGATCGTCCGTAGGTCCCAGCCGGCGGGGAAGAAGCCTTCCAACAGCGATCCGGGGAGCGTGTCGGGCAGATTCATGGCGGACTCGGGCGGGAGCGGAGGCGGGGGGAGCGGGCGGGTCGCTCACGTTAGCGGGGGTTCGTACACTCCGCCGCCGTTCCCGGCCCGCCGCGATGTCCGACGCCGATTCGCCCCTTCCCCCGCCCGCCGATCCCGAAGGCGAGCCCGCCGAGGTCTCCGCCCCCGGGGCCGCCGCTGCGGCCGAGCCGCCCCCGCGGGTGGAGCCGCGGCCGGTCACCAACCAGCGGGACGGCCTCTCCCCGCCCGTCCCGCCCGGCTTGCCCTTTCCGCCGCCGTCGAATCGTCCCGTCGATTGGGCGTGGTGGCTGCCGGAGGTGCGCCTGCTGGAGGCCCCGCGGATCGCCCTGTCGCCGGTCATCGTGGCACTGGCCTTCGCCGGACTCGTCGCGGCCGCCGCGGGCGACTTCGCGATCCACGAACTGATCGGCGACGCGCGGCCCGAAACCGTGACGGCCTTCCCCTGGGATCCGGCGCCCGCGGCGTACTTCGGTCCGCCGCTGCCGGGCGATCTGGAGGAGCGCCCCGCGGTGCGATCGCTGCTGGCGCCGCTGCACCTTCCGGCGGCGGGCCTAAACGATCTGCTGAGCCTGACTGACTGGCCGCAAACGCTGCGCGGCGCCCTGCGGCTGGGCTGGGCGTTGCTGGTTTGGGGTTTCTTCGGTACCGCGATCTGCCGGGCGGCCGCGGTGCGGTTCGCGGTCGGGGCGAGCGGTTCGCCGGTTGCGGCGCTGCGGATGGCGGGGGGACGGTGGATCAGTTCGCTGGGCAGTCCGCTATTGCCGGCCGTCGGGTTGGGCGTGCTGGCTCTGGGGCTAATCGTGCTGGGTTGGGCGGGCGATCTGCCGGCGGTCGGACCGTGGCTGGTCGCCGTGCTGTGGGGGGCGGCGCTGCTGGCGGGGCTGGCGGCGTTCGTGCTGATCGTGCTGCTGGCCATCGGCTGGCCGCTGATGATCGCGGCGCTCGCCGTGGAGAACTCCGACGCCTTCGACGCCTTCAGTCGCGCGTTCAGCTACGTCCTCGGCCGTCCGCTGCGGCTGGTCGTGCACGTCGTCGCCGGGGCGGCGATCGCGGCCGTCGCCGTCCTGCTGGCCCAACTGGCGACCACGGCGGCGGCGCTGCTCGCCGCGGGATTCGCCGGCGTGGGGATGGGGCCCGAGGATCTGCGGTCGCTCGGCGTGACGCCGGGGGCGGCGGGAACCGCGGACGCCGCCGTCGCGGGTCGGTTCTGGCTGACCCTGTGGGTCGCCCTGCCCGCCGCCTACGCGGCCGGGCTGTTCTGGACGCTGGTCACGGTAAGTTACTTCCTGCTCCGCTACGCCGACGACGGCGTCGAAACGGACGAACTCTGGCAGCCCGACCGGGCCCTTCCCCCCGACGACGGGACGGTCCCCCGCTTCGGCGTCTCAGCCAGCAGCATGCCGGTGATCGAACGCCC
Coding sequences within:
- a CDS encoding valine--tRNA ligase; translation: MDLPKQYDPAAAAAKWTPVWDEAGVSHADPPETLGVSPITDAAETVPDGGEPKPPHAVMIPLPNVTGALHMGHALNGTVQDLVTRWRRMQGYEALWQPGTDHAGIATQAVVERRMLEEEGLTRHDVGREALVNRIWAWKETYEGRILGQLKSLGASADFRRTRFTLDEMCSRAVRAAFFKLFSDGLIYRGKRLVNWDTHLQTAVADDEVFEEETQGHFWTFHYPVVDEDGQDTKRSIQFSTTRPETMLGDVAVCVHPSDARYTELVGERVRVPLTGRLVPIIADALLADPEKGTGAVKVTPAHDPNDYACGLRNGLEMLNVLNPDGTMNEAAGPFARLDRLKARGKVVEAMDELGFYDGVEDRVIQLKHSDRSKTPVEPLLSDQWFVRMGPSEDGADDVDLAQSAIDAVEDGSVRFYPGRYQKTYTDWLGEKRDWCISRQLWWGHRIPIWSRTFPAGEFDPKYPDGWEIPADESGRVAVQTTRDAEADTVTVLICIGEGAEDLEEKYAAEGFEQDPDVLDTWFSSALWPLETLGWPEETPDLSYFYPTAVLVTSRDIITLWVARMVLFGKYLRAHRPPEEQVPFKHVYIHPKILDGFGRTMSKSKGNGVDPLELVEKYGPDAVRFTIASFAGETQDVRLPVSYEHPETGEIVPQTQAHTEAKPAQDADGNFVKPTVRFPKAKADLQYVTPSYEPDPDVPVARVVADRFEYGRNFCNKLYNAARFAAMNLTGYTPGPVAAEELQLEDRWVLSRLAKVTEEVDTLLGRYQLDAATRALRGFVWDEFCDWYVEMVKPRLRLAEGEEQTDERAAAQRVLVHVLDSILRLLHPWAPFVTEEVWANLKEIAPQRGLAEPTAAADLCALAPWPAARQADVDDALEARFDALKEVVVAVRNVRGVYNLPPAAPLQLHLRSAEDFAGDLGSIAEQFDQLARVVLAKAGAEVTRPPASAAFSLSAGGEDGGPAEGFIPLGDVIDLDAERERQQAEAEKLRGHIAGHEKKLSNDNFVARAPAEVVEGVRETLATLKAQLAAAENVLAELS
- a CDS encoding bifunctional nuclease family protein, with amino-acid sequence MLVPMRLSRIILSDINEQQVLCLTEIADDGSDGDRTFPILVGEFEAGSIRRAVTGDAAPRPLTHDLLKAAIEELGAEVKDVVISHLQDHTYFAKVRLRRTGEDGAETELDSRPSDAIALAVHHHPPRPIFVSESVLDEVT
- a CDS encoding 6-phosphogluconolactonase, which codes for MNLPDTLPGSLLEGFFPAGWDLRTIDACVGEPGTARDRQPHWHADFEPVSCDTVEDFDVRMGHEIALTIRRAGEAGNQLAMILPVGPMGMYRWAVFFLTEWGVDCGHVHGFNMDEWSDAEGGTLPPHDPGAFTNAMTQAFYGPLGKSAPPQSQRNFATADNLPTYAEKIAALKADGAELVTVFGIGRVCHIAFWEPHFAAEYDGEAEWKTATHRLGAKLHPLTVEQNAITSFKSRTTLVPAYANTIGPGLFLQSDRIIGGCDGVLGRGMQWQGLSFWMTLRHEPTPWIPSTYMPTLPGRLFYLDELEGPLEAECN